The Chloroflexota bacterium genome includes a region encoding these proteins:
- a CDS encoding (d)CMP kinase: MSNVLTIAIDGPAASGKSTIGAAIAEKLGYIYLDTGVMYRAVTWVALQRGIPIADETAITALAEALVIRVTRPTICDGRQYTVYADGADVTWDIRRPEVDANVSPVSAYPGVRTALTAQQRAIGQQGRVVMVGRDIGTVVMPDADLKIYLDATVEERARRRHRENLARGQPSSYRKILRAMRQRDKMDSEREAAPLRPAKDAVVIDTTHMTIPEVVAAVESLIWERSTDCDAKFP; this comes from the coding sequence TTGTCTAACGTATTGACTATCGCGATCGATGGACCGGCGGCTTCTGGTAAAAGCACCATTGGCGCTGCCATCGCCGAGAAACTGGGTTACATTTATCTCGATACCGGAGTAATGTATCGTGCGGTAACGTGGGTTGCCCTGCAACGCGGAATCCCTATTGCCGATGAGACCGCTATCACGGCTCTGGCTGAGGCGTTGGTCATCCGCGTGACTCGACCTACAATATGCGATGGCCGCCAGTACACCGTTTACGCTGATGGTGCGGATGTGACCTGGGATATCCGCCGTCCTGAGGTAGATGCAAATGTCTCGCCTGTGTCGGCTTATCCGGGCGTACGGACCGCGCTCACTGCGCAGCAGCGCGCCATTGGCCAACAGGGACGTGTAGTAATGGTAGGTCGTGACATCGGTACCGTGGTCATGCCCGACGCGGATCTCAAGATATATTTGGATGCCACTGTGGAAGAACGCGCTCGTCGCCGCCATCGGGAAAATTTGGCCCGCGGCCAGCCCAGTAGTTATAGGAAGATCCTGCGGGCTATGCGCCAACGGGACAAAATGGATAGCGAGCGGGAGGCAGCACCGTTGCGCCCAGCCAAAGATGCCGTGGTGATAGATACAACTCACATGACTATCCCTGAAGTAGTGGCTGCAGTGGAGTCGCTGATATGGGAACGGTCTACCGATTGCGACGCCAAATTCCCTTAG
- a CDS encoding DUF512 domain-containing protein, protein MSIQGIGVIANVESESIAARAGLRSGDHIVMVNGRSPRDVVDFQFYAAEEEVEFLVSRGDERLTIKFQRPYGEDLGIAFTEDLFDGIRRCNNRCEFCFLHQMPPNLRPSLCVNDDDYRLSFLYGNFITLTNLTEADWERLAEQRLSPLYVSVHATDPELRRRLLRNFAAPDICEQIRRLGTLGIEVHAQVVVISGVNDGPALVQTVNELAALYPTVQSIALVPVGLTRYHPRDLRALTPREAAFIVDHFSSVQRRFRRTHGLGLLYFSDEFYLLAGLPMPPSKEYDGYPQLKNGVGLTRLLLDDWDKAQEELRGVRVPYSCMTLVCGALIAPILTQLAVECSDLIGAQVRVLPVINQALGETVTVSGLLFGKDVVSALQAQALGQVVILPRVMFDAAGERTLDDLTVDVLAERVNARVALADMLSEVAYL, encoded by the coding sequence TTGAGCATCCAGGGCATCGGGGTCATCGCCAATGTAGAGTCGGAAAGCATTGCAGCAAGGGCTGGATTGCGTTCCGGTGACCACATAGTCATGGTCAATGGCCGCTCCCCGCGTGACGTAGTGGACTTCCAGTTCTATGCCGCCGAAGAGGAAGTCGAGTTCCTAGTGTCGCGCGGTGATGAACGGCTTACTATCAAGTTCCAACGGCCTTATGGAGAGGACTTAGGCATCGCTTTCACCGAGGACTTGTTCGATGGCATACGCCGCTGCAACAATCGCTGCGAGTTTTGCTTTCTCCATCAAATGCCGCCGAACTTGCGCCCCTCCCTGTGTGTTAACGATGACGACTACCGCCTCTCTTTCCTCTACGGCAATTTTATTACTCTGACCAACCTGACCGAAGCGGACTGGGAGCGGCTGGCTGAACAGCGCCTCAGCCCGCTCTATGTTTCCGTACACGCCACAGATCCCGAACTACGTCGACGCCTTCTACGCAACTTTGCTGCACCTGATATCTGCGAGCAAATCCGTCGCCTGGGCACACTGGGCATTGAGGTGCATGCCCAGGTGGTAGTGATTTCAGGTGTGAATGACGGTCCGGCGCTGGTCCAGACGGTAAACGAACTGGCGGCGCTTTACCCTACTGTGCAGTCTATCGCTTTGGTGCCGGTGGGTCTGACCCGCTATCACCCTCGTGATCTGCGCGCTCTCACGCCCAGAGAGGCTGCTTTTATCGTGGATCATTTCTCGTCGGTGCAGCGACGATTTCGCCGTACTCATGGCCTGGGCCTCCTCTATTTTTCCGATGAGTTCTATTTGTTAGCGGGCCTGCCTATGCCCCCAAGCAAAGAATATGATGGCTATCCCCAATTGAAGAACGGCGTCGGGCTCACCCGGCTCTTGCTAGATGACTGGGACAAGGCTCAGGAAGAGCTGCGTGGTGTAAGGGTTCCTTACAGTTGCATGACCCTGGTCTGTGGGGCGCTCATCGCCCCCATTTTGACCCAATTGGCGGTAGAATGCAGCGATCTGATAGGGGCGCAAGTGAGAGTCCTACCGGTGATAAACCAGGCGTTGGGGGAGACGGTGACGGTATCGGGTCTCCTATTTGGTAAAGACGTAGTATCGGCCCTACAGGCTCAAGCCCTGGGTCAGGTAGTGATCCTGCCCCGCGTAATGTTCGATGCTGCGGGCGAGCGGACCCTCGACGATCTCACTGTGGATGTCCTGGCCGAGCGGGTGAACGCTCGGGTTGCCCTGGCGGATATGCTCTCGGAAGTCGCCTATCTCTGA
- a CDS encoding 1-acyl-sn-glycerol-3-phosphate acyltransferase, whose product MWWFYHLANAVLGILFRLLLDVHVTGVENVPRHGPFIVIMNHLYFLDPVLVAGYVPREIVMMSKVENFFNPLFALIITLYGAFPIRRGEVDRRALRRSVEALKSGRGLLISPEGTRSKVTRALQEGKDGTALLALKTGAPILPVALSGQEHFLTNLRRLRRTPVRIAIGRPFRLRPPNTKLERHHLHEMTQEIMYILSALLPPRYRGVYADLEKATTQYIEFLTAPAEGGIT is encoded by the coding sequence ATGTGGTGGTTCTATCATCTGGCAAATGCAGTTTTAGGCATCTTGTTCCGCTTGCTCCTGGACGTGCATGTCACTGGGGTGGAGAATGTCCCACGTCATGGTCCGTTTATTGTTATTATGAATCATCTTTATTTTCTCGACCCGGTGCTGGTGGCGGGTTACGTCCCCCGAGAGATTGTCATGATGAGCAAGGTGGAGAACTTCTTCAACCCGCTCTTCGCGTTAATCATTACCCTTTATGGCGCATTCCCAATTCGCCGGGGAGAGGTGGACCGCCGGGCACTACGTCGTTCCGTCGAAGCGCTCAAGTCTGGGAGAGGATTACTCATTTCGCCGGAAGGTACGCGCAGCAAGGTCACACGGGCCTTGCAAGAAGGAAAGGACGGCACCGCTCTTTTGGCTCTTAAAACTGGCGCGCCAATTCTCCCCGTTGCTCTATCGGGCCAGGAACACTTCCTCACCAACCTCCGACGTTTGCGCCGAACACCTGTCCGTATTGCCATCGGCCGTCCTTTCCGATTACGTCCACCAAACACCAAACTGGAACGCCATCATTTGCACGAAATGACCCAGGAGATCATGTACATCCTCTCCGCACTTTTGCCGCCTCGCTACCGCGGCGTCTACGCAGATTTGGAGAAGGCTACTACGCAGTACATTGAATTCCTCACCGCCCCAGCCGAGGGTGGAATCACTTGA
- a CDS encoding 1-acyl-sn-glycerol-3-phosphate acyltransferase, whose product MGTVYRLRRQIPLAIFRGLLRLFTRCEIHGRENIPTSGPLIIAFNHLGHLDGPLVISAMPFNVEAIALSDLYRVPVTGQLLRLYGVIPVHRDAFDREVLRRALEVLGNGGVLTLAPEARQSPTGALVKARDGVAYLAMRSRARVLPVALTGTEKVYSEWKQLRRPRLTLTIGEPFSLPQLTGVGTERRRQLSEATDMVMRRIAALLPPEYRGVYG is encoded by the coding sequence ATGGGAACGGTCTACCGATTGCGACGCCAAATTCCCTTAGCCATCTTTCGCGGTCTACTGCGTCTTTTCACCCGTTGCGAAATACACGGGCGAGAGAATATCCCTACCAGTGGCCCGCTGATTATCGCGTTCAATCACCTGGGCCATCTGGATGGGCCGTTAGTGATATCCGCGATGCCATTCAACGTTGAGGCCATTGCCCTTTCAGATCTATACCGGGTGCCGGTGACTGGGCAACTCCTGCGTCTTTATGGAGTGATACCCGTGCACCGGGATGCTTTTGACCGCGAGGTGCTACGTCGCGCGTTGGAGGTGCTTGGGAATGGCGGTGTGTTGACGTTAGCGCCTGAAGCGCGGCAGAGCCCTACAGGCGCCTTAGTAAAGGCGCGGGACGGTGTTGCTTATTTGGCGATGCGCTCTAGGGCACGAGTACTACCCGTCGCGTTGACCGGGACGGAGAAAGTATACTCTGAGTGGAAACAGCTACGACGCCCACGGCTCACTCTCACTATCGGTGAACCGTTCTCTTTGCCGCAACTGACTGGCGTTGGGACCGAACGCCGCCGCCAACTGAGTGAGGCTACCGACATGGTCATGCGACGCATCGCTGCGCTCCTTCCACCAGAGTACCGTGGTGTTTACGGTTGA